The genomic stretch aaaaaaaatctagtacCCGGagcttttcactttttcattaCGGTTACTCGTACTGTATTTTTACTTCTCATCGCCTTTCGCGACATGAGAGCAAAGTATCGGTTGCGTTTGAAAATCAccttttctaatttcaacgaatccgTACATTTTCGAACCTCTAGAATATCATCGACGATGAGTTGGAAAAGGTCCGACTGTGATTCCGATATCGAATCGAAATATCCTGACTGAAAAGCCGATCCGATACGTTTTGTGGTGAGATATGCAGGGAGAGTTGAGAATAACTGCaccgtaaaagaaaaatcggcTTTAGGCTAGCCGTCTCGAATTtcccgttaaaaaaaaatattaatatccgATTCGaagttcgaaataaaaattcagtttcgtgatttttgtttatttcgcAACCACTGTAATCGATCAAccgttacaaattttggaattctgACCTCGGATCCGTTATcggtgacaaaaaaaaaaacttacgtCCAagaatttctaccaaaatccgAATGTTTTTAGATCTTTTTTTGCGATGTGATTGTTGAtgttgattttgaaaatcttctCGTACAATTTCTATAGTATAAATAGTATTGATACGAAGTCAAATGTCAATCGACGATTCGCCGAAGTTACATTCGTTGGGTCAAAGACGACGCTGACGACATTTCCTCGTACAATGCATTTCTCGCTACTGTTAAGGTAAATATTAAACACAAGACTTGACGAGGAAAACTCGCGTCGGGAAATTCCGGGAACGGACCGCGGCCACTCCGATAAAGAGACTGTTGAACTTTCAGGGAGTAACCGACGGTCCAAGAAGTCACTGTCAGTTCTCACACAAACGTGTCGTTCTCGTTCGGTAAATCAGGTATACTTTCGAATGTTTATCCGCGATAATCGTTGGTTATCTAGGTTTGATATTGACCTTTGACCTCACATATCGCTGTACACATTTCCCTCTCCAACGCCGACTTTCGCCACTCTCGGAGAACTGCGGCAATAATTAGGACCGCCGTAACCGAAAACCACGGCAGAGCTTGATCGTCGGTCGAAACTAACGAACCTAAGCATGTGCAAAGTCGTTCTGATCCTCGTCCTGCTGGTGGGTGTGCCGCCTGCGGATCGCCTCGACCTTCCCAGGAACCCGAAGACGATCATTCCCCGTCAAGGAGGGAAATTTTGCGGTTCGTCGGCATGCGTCGGGAGGTTAAAATCTGTGGAAGGATGCCTTCGAGAAGTCGCCGGATGCCGATAGTCAACGTCTGGAAGTGTCAAGCGACGGATTTGAACGCCCCAAGAGTTCCGGGGAGTCCGTTCCAGTCCAGGACGAAAGGACAGATCCGAAGTAATTCATCGTAAGAAATTTCAGACGTTGTTTAATAACgagattgcaaaaaaaaaaataataaaaaattctgccAACAAGTCCAGATTGTCTCGATTTGTGAATCAAATGCCGCGTATTGTTGAGTTTGAAAAGTGAGACACCCTGTAACACATCTTTGGAGAGTCTTTCGGGTTGGTAATTGTTCGCTCATTTTACTTAGAAATAGTATCGCGCCGTGATTTTGAACAAATTGATGCAACATTCGAAAAACTTGTCATTTGTTCATGgtcaaataaatttctatcgaatatcCCTATTCGTAACGTCAATTCTGCGGACTCGAAGCTGATTCTGAAATATGTTCGCTTTCTCTCGCAGGGAAAGCCTTTACGTGAACCAGCGCCGATTCGCATGATACGCgtgttgtttttcaaatacattgtGTGAGGTCAGAAACGACGAGCCATCGATCAGTTTCTCGAAAAAATTCGACACTTCGAAAGACATCGATTTGGTAATGTTAGTAATTTTCTTCAGGTTGTGCTATAAAAGCAACACTCATCAAAATCCAAAGACCAAGTAAGAGTTGGAGATTTACTAACAGAGGCATGCAATTCGCATTTTTCGTTAAATCAGCAACTGATCAGCAATACTACACGCATATCCGATTCGTATTCTTAGCATTATCACGCACTAGggtaataaaagaaattttaaatgtacgaaatatttttttcattctacttACAAGCGAACGTATTGAAATTGCAATTGAATCTCCCATTTTTTGGAGATACGTTAATTTCGAATTCGCTTGAAGAGACGAACAAAGAAGACAAAAGACCGAATCATTTTTTCCTAAGCTACCGACAtgtggaataaaataatacgtCAAACTCAAATGATCTTGCGTAATTAACGTAAAACTGGCAATGATccgtgaatttattttcttgcatTTTCTAATCAGCTTTGGTCAAAAGTAAGGAGATGACCTATGGAAGAATGACGAATCACGTCCGATGCGATATAAATATCAACGTTTTTTTCGACGTTCACAAATATATGCGGTTCAAGATACAAACGTTATCACGAGATATCCAttgtattttcaataaaaatactgTTAGTAAtaaatgaaggaaaaattttaccaattttcattcgattgaTATTATCAACCTAATTAAATGTCACAATTCGATTAAGAATTTACCGCTGAATCCggataatattataatattacatttGCTGTATTCTTTGTCTagtataaagtttgaaataacatgaaaatatatattgcgACTAATTAATGcactcgaaaaatttcccGCGCAAAACTTGATTGATACTTGATGAGTGTTTCATtcgattataaataattcactCGAACCAGATTTCTTGAAACCTCACAGCTGGCTTTCGGTGAATTTTAACACGATCGGTAATTTCAACGAAGCAAAATTTTGCTGCAAGACTTTTGTTACATTTCATGTGACTCGCCGATTATTGGGAACAACAAAGCACCAGTTCGACAAATTAAAACTGACAAAAATATAAACACGATTAGCAATATCCACTAAAATTTGTTCGTCAGAAAAATGTGACATGTTGttattagaaattatttttacgtttaCCAATAgccgtgaaaaattattttcaacccgaaaatttcacactcgTCAAGGacatacaatatttttccctattttgtaaaataacaaattttcttgacaacaatatttttttacacctatTCATAGACGTAGGAAAttctttataaaaatattaaatcatTCTACAGATCGCAACGTATagcatgatttttttccactgtACTCTGTGAACATCTCGGATTGCGTGGCTAAAAACATGATCAACACGACGTCAATCGAAATTAATATCACGGCGCAAAGGCCAAAGGTTCACCTCGATTATCTTCACGCGACGAATCGCGATTTTCGCACGTACACcgttcgttttatttttattctgcGAATTTCGATGAACTTTGACGAAAGATGAAAGAGGCGTCGCGGCGTCGGTATAATTAGAAGACCGACTGGAACGGAGAGTCAGTATCGATCCGACTGTGTAAAAATCTAGAAGCCACCATGCTGTGGAAATCGGGATTGATAATAACCGGCTTATTGGCAAGCATTGCCTGCGGATTTCCGGCCCGCAACCAAGTTCCGCAAGCTTCCGATCGCGCGTTTGCAAGCTTCGAAGAGCTGGACGTCGGCGTTCCCGAAGTAATCGCGGACTTCGTTCGAGATGACTCGATAACGGATTTTAAACTCGACGATTCGAACGTCTCACCGATTCGCGAAAAGAGATCATCGTGGACCGACGACGGAGTCTCGGACAGCTGTCCGAAGGTTTACGACTTCGTCGCAGACCCGGTTTTGGAAGCGGTAAGAAAATCTCGACggtcgaaattcaatttttttttttttcatacaaaattttaaattaattttttttttttttttttttttttttttataaccaaTCGAAATTCCGCAGGAAATCATGAAGTGTTATCGACGGATACAAGAGAAATTGGCACGCAGAGAGAATGAACTG from Neodiprion virginianus isolate iyNeoVirg1 chromosome 3, iyNeoVirg1.1, whole genome shotgun sequence encodes the following:
- the LOC124300669 gene encoding uncharacterized protein LOC124300669, whose protein sequence is MLWKSGLIITGLLASIACGFPADFKLDDSNVSPIREKRSSWTDDGVSDSCPKVYDFVADPVLEAEIMKCYRRIQEKLARRENELRNGGYSTTETPDDATTIGVEVTSLE